The following proteins are co-located in the Microbacterium immunditiarum genome:
- a CDS encoding alpha-amylase family glycosyl hydrolase: MQVRRSFDLDAAAGVTDYLRDLGVDWAYLSPLLRATSGSDHGYDVVDPTEVDPQRGGPAALERFALAELLACFPTYRSYLPAGKEWLAQAAAEAFARRPDIAETIAVLVPVLSDPSLEVARRFQQTTGPVMAKGVEDTAFYRATRLGTLTEVGGDPSVFSLSVDGFHRAFERRQSAWPGSMTALSTHDTKRGEDVRARLSVLAEVPERWADVLGRLRAVATTGHGPFDSLLWQAIIGAWPASAERLHAYAEKAAREAGEATGWLDPEPEFENRMHRLVDAAFGDARAIVDEFVAQIAPFGWSNSLAAKTLQLAGPGVPDVYQGSELWETSLVDPDNRRPVDFAVRRDLLARIDDGWQPPVDDTGAAKLLVTSRALRLRRDRRELFTRYTPMTVVGEASAHAVAFDRGGALAVATRLPVGLGRRGGWGDTVLLRHAGPTVDAFTGRRFEGSEVALRDLFSTYPVALLVLEEDA; encoded by the coding sequence ATGCAGGTGCGGCGGTCGTTCGACCTCGACGCCGCGGCCGGTGTGACCGACTACCTGCGCGACCTCGGCGTCGACTGGGCGTACCTCTCGCCGCTCCTGCGCGCGACGTCCGGCTCGGACCACGGCTATGACGTCGTCGATCCGACCGAGGTCGATCCGCAGCGGGGCGGACCCGCGGCACTCGAGCGGTTCGCGCTCGCCGAGCTGCTCGCGTGCTTCCCGACGTACCGCTCGTACCTCCCGGCGGGGAAGGAGTGGCTCGCGCAGGCGGCGGCCGAGGCATTCGCCCGTCGCCCGGACATCGCCGAGACCATCGCCGTTCTCGTCCCGGTGCTGTCCGACCCGTCGCTCGAGGTGGCACGGCGGTTCCAGCAGACCACCGGTCCCGTCATGGCGAAGGGCGTCGAGGACACGGCCTTCTACCGTGCGACGCGCCTCGGGACGCTCACCGAGGTGGGCGGCGATCCGAGCGTCTTCTCGCTGTCCGTCGACGGATTCCACCGTGCGTTCGAGCGGCGCCAGTCAGCGTGGCCCGGGTCGATGACGGCGCTCTCGACGCACGACACCAAGCGGGGAGAGGACGTGCGCGCGCGGCTCTCCGTGCTGGCCGAGGTCCCTGAGCGCTGGGCAGACGTGCTCGGGCGGCTTCGCGCGGTCGCGACGACGGGTCACGGTCCGTTCGACAGCCTCCTGTGGCAGGCGATCATCGGCGCATGGCCCGCGTCGGCCGAGCGCCTGCACGCGTACGCCGAGAAGGCGGCACGAGAGGCCGGCGAAGCGACCGGCTGGCTCGATCCGGAGCCGGAGTTCGAGAATCGGATGCACCGCCTCGTCGACGCGGCCTTCGGCGACGCGCGGGCGATCGTCGACGAGTTCGTCGCGCAGATCGCGCCGTTCGGCTGGTCGAACTCGCTCGCCGCGAAGACCCTGCAGCTCGCGGGGCCGGGCGTGCCGGACGTGTACCAGGGTTCGGAGCTGTGGGAGACGAGCCTCGTCGACCCCGACAATCGCCGGCCGGTCGACTTCGCCGTGCGGCGCGACCTGCTCGCGCGGATCGACGACGGCTGGCAGCCGCCGGTGGACGACACGGGCGCCGCGAAGCTGCTGGTGACCTCGCGCGCCCTTCGGCTGCGGAGGGACCGGCGCGAGCTGTTCACGCGGTACACGCCCATGACCGTCGTGGGGGAGGCGTCCGCCCATGCGGTGGCGTTCGACCGAGGAGGCGCGCTCGCCGTCGCCACGCGCCTGCCTGTCGGGCTCGGTCGCCGTGGTGGGTGGGGCGACACGGTGCTCCTGCGGCACGCCGGCCCGACGGTCGACGCGTTCACGGGCCGGCGGTTCGAGGGGAGCGAGGTCGCGCTGCGCGACCTCTTCTCGACGTACCCGGTCGCGCTGCTCGTGCTGGAGGAGGACGCATGA